The Tistrella mobilis genome segment CGCAGGTCGACGGAAAGAGCTTTCGCCATACAGGCTGGCCTCCTTCTCCAGCCTCTATCTTGAATCACAACTGACGGCTGAGGGGAATCCCCTGATTCCTATGCTGGGTAATTTGCTCTAACCGCCGTGTCGTCCGCCGCAGGACGGCGGGATGAAATTTCTGATTGATGAATGCCTCAGTCCGGTCCTGGCGAGAACCGCCCATGAGAAGGGACATGGCGAGGCCAGTCATATCGTCTGGATGGGGTGGGCTGGCCTGAAGGATTGGGAGCTGAAACCGATGATCCTTGAGGGCGACTGGATCTTTGTCACCAAGAACTCAGTGGATTTCAGGGGGCCGAAGGACGCTCCCGGTTCGAAAGGCCAGTATGCGGACGTCGCGATCCATGCCGGGCTGATCTGCCTTAACGGCCCACCCGGCATGGACCTGAATATGCAGATAGAGCTTTTCGAGCAGGCGCTCGAAGAACTGGAGGTCAAGCCGGACCTGATCAACCAGGTGCTCGAAGTCTCCCTTGAGGACGAGGACGCGTTTCACGTGCTCCGTTACGCGCTGCCAAAGGATTAGTGAGAAAGGCCACAAGGTTCGGTGACCTGGCGTCATCCCCTCACAACCACCTCTCCATCACCACCCGCGGCACCGCGTTATACCCCACCCTTTCATAAAACGCCTTCACCGCCGTATTCGTCTCGCGGATCATCAGCAGCACCTTGCGCACGCCGTGGCGGCGCAGCCAGTCTTCGCCGGCGGTGACGATGTCGGCGCCGAGACCCTGGTGGCGGTGGGCCGG includes the following:
- a CDS encoding DUF5615 family PIN-like protein; its protein translation is MKFLIDECLSPVLARTAHEKGHGEASHIVWMGWAGLKDWELKPMILEGDWIFVTKNSVDFRGPKDAPGSKGQYADVAIHAGLICLNGPPGMDLNMQIELFEQALEELEVKPDLINQVLEVSLEDEDAFHVLRYALPKD